The stretch of DNA CCTATACATCAGGCAACACCCAGTCGATCCAGCTGCTCGCCCAGGGCGTCGTTACCATGGTGCCGGTCTGGTCGGACCAGGTGCTGCAGGCAATCTCGCAGGGCGTGCTGCCTGATACAACCGGCCTCGTGCAGCTTACCGATCTTGCCCTTTGCGGCGGCTTCTCCAGCATCACCGTCTTCTCGAACGGCGCCAACAAGGATGCGGCGCTGAAGCTGGCTGCATTCATGCTGACGAAGGAAATGCAGGAAGCGATCATCACCGAGATCGGCGGCTTCCCCGCCATCTCGTGGGACCACATTTCCGACGACCTCCGCAAGAAATATGCCGACGTCATTCCGTCGACCATCCCGACCTTCCCGGGCGGCGATTGGGAAAAGGCGATCGCCGACGGCTGGTACCGCAATGTCGCTCCGGGTATCAGCCGCACCTGATGTCCACTGACACTGCGCCGGCGGTTCTGCGCCGTCACCCGTTCATCAACAGGGGGAGCTCGATCGGGCTCCTCCTCGTTGCCCTGCCGGTCTTCCTGCTCGCATGGCTGATCGTCTTCCCGATCTTATCGGCGGTCTTCGGCACGATTTTCGTTCGAGGCCCCGACGGCGCGACGCAGTTTTCGCTTGCCTCTTACCGCTTCTTCTTCACCGACGGCTACAGCCTCGGCAATCTGTGGCTGACGCTCTGGACCACTGCCGTCTGCGGCATTCTGCTTCTGGCGATCGGTCTTCCAATCGCGCTTTACCTCCGGTTCTCGCAAGGACGCCTTGCCGCCTATGTGCAGGCTCTCGCGATCTTCCCGATGTTCGTGCCGTCGATCATTCTGGCCTATGCGCTGATCCGCACCATCGGTCCGAACGGCACCGTCGACCTGCTGCTGAATGCCATCGGCCTGCCCAAGCTGCGTACGCCCTATCTGACGCCGTGGGGGCCGGTCATCGGCCTCGTCTGGGACAATCTTCCCTTGACGGTGCTGATGCTGACATCAGGGCTCTCCTCCGTCTCGAACAGCGCCATCGAAGCCGCCCGCGATGTCGGTGCAAGGCCGCTCCGGGTGTTCATCTCGATCATCCTGCCGCGCATGGGCAATTCCCTGCTGGTGACCGCGTCCTTCGCCGTGCTCGGCATCTTCTCTGCCTTCACCCTGCCCTATGTGCTCGGCTCGGCATCGCCGGAGATGATGGGACCGTTCATGCAGCGCACCTTTGCCGACATGAACGACCCGCTGAACGCCATGACCCAGGCCGTCATCACCTTCGGCTTCTGCCTAGTCTTCGGCATTCTCTACATCAGGTCGATCGCCCGCAACCGCGAGGCCCGGCCATGAGTGCCGGCAGATCGAGCTTCGGCCTGCGCTTCGACTGGATCGGCTTGCTCTTCGCCTGCCTGCTGACGCTGTTCATCGCGCTGCCGCTGATCGTCGTCGGGACATGGGCCTTCACCGAGATCTGGCGTTACCCCTCGGTGATCCCACAGCAGTTCGGCCTGCGTTTCTGGGGCCAGACGTTGGCGCGTCCGGATGTCTGGGACGCGCTCTTCCTCAGCTTGCGGCTGACCGCCACGGTGACCATTCTTTCCGCCGTCATCTGCCTTCCCGCGGCTTACGCCTTCGCGCGCATGCGCTTTCCCGGCAGAAACATCCTGTTCCTGTCGTTCCTCTCATCGCATGCCTTTCCGAAATTCGGCCTGCTCGTCGCCATTGCCGGCATCTTCCTGCAGCTCGGCCTGATCAGCACCTTCTGGGGCGTTGTGTTGATCCAGCTTGTCGGCACGCTGATGCTGATGATCTGGATTCCGGTCGCAGCCTTCCAGAATGTCGACCGGCGCATGGAAGAGGCGGCGCGCGATGCCGGCGCAACCCCGCTGCGCGTCTTCTGGTCGATCACCCTGCCGCAGGCCGCACCGACGATATCAGCAGCACTGCTTTTGACCTTCGTCGGCACATTCTACGAGACCGAAGGCGCCTGGCTAATCGGCGCGCCTCAAGTCCGCACCATGCCGGTGCTAATGATCAGCTTCATCAACAATCAGATCGTCGTGCAATACGGTGCCGTACTGTCAGTCATGCTGTGGGTGCCGTCCTTCATCGCGTTGATGTTTGCCCGCCGGGTGATCGGCACCGGCGCCTTTGCGAGAGGCTTCGGCGCCTAAGGCATCGCTTATCAGGAAAGGGTTTGAGAATGGCACATCTTTCGATCGAGGGCGTTTCGAAGCTGTTCGGGACCACCTTTGCCGTTCGCGACTTCTCGCTCGAAGTGAGCGATGGCGAGCTCGTCTGCCTGCTCGGCCCATCCGGTTCCGGCAAGTCGACGCTTCTCAGAATGATCGGCGGTTTCGAGCGCCCGAGCGGCGGAACGATCCGCATCGATGCGAAGGATGTGACGGCGCTGCCGCCCGAGCGGCGCCCGACCGGCATGGTGTTTCAGAGCCATGCGCTCTGGACGCACATGGATGTCTTCAACAACATCGCCTTCGGCCTGAAGCTCCGCCGGCTGCCGAAAGCGGAGATTCGCCAGCGTGTCGAGGATGCTTTAGCCTTGGTCGGTCTCGCCGATTACGGACGGCGGATGACGACTCAGCTCTCCGGCGGTCAGCAGCAGCGCGTCGCGCTTGCCCGCTCGCTCGTGCTCGAGCCGAAGATCCTTCTGCTCGACGAGCCCTTCGCCAGCCTTGACCAGCATCTGCGCGAAAGGCTGCGGGAGGAAGTGCGCGATATCCAGCAGCGCCTCGGCATCACCACGCTCTTCGTCACCCATGGCCAGGACGAGGCCTTAGCGCTCGCCGACCGCATCGTCGTCATGCGCGACGGACGCACCGAACAGATCGCGCCGCCAAGCACTATCTACCGGCAGCCGCAGACAGCTTTCGTCGCCGGTTTCATCGGCTCGATGAATTTTGTCCAGAGCCGCGTTAGAAACGGTGTCTGCGAGCATCCGCTGTTCCCGCTTGCGGTTCCCGTCGAGGATGGGCCGGTGACGCTGGCCGCCCGCCCGGAAGCGCTGACGATCCGTTCCTCGGACCGCGTCGATGCCGCGACAGTCCATCGCATCGTCGATTTCGGCACCCACAAGATGGTCGATGTCGATCTTGCCGACGGCACCCGTCTGAAGGCGATGATGGCGCCGGACGATCGGATCCGGGCCGGGATGAGGGTCGAGCCGTGCTTCTCCCGCTTTTTTATCTTCCGTCACAACGAGCTTGTGCATTCCGAGTTGCAGATCCTGCCGCAGTACCCCGGTGAGCGAATCAAGTCGAATACATGCCTTTGATTCGGCATGAGCGGCGCTTCAGATGTTGACTGTGCCGGCTCACGCCGTGTGATCTGATACCAGGTCGGTGTTTTCGAACTAAAGTTAAAGTTTATTCTACTTTTTCCATAGGCTTTTTATGTATCCGTGGTTGTGCGGAGCGACCGCCATTTCGATTATCTGAAACAATTCAAATAGAAATGCGCGAATCTTACACGAATGCATTCGTACATTTACATATTATAAATGTCTTCATTTAAGAATTGGCCCTATCAAAAGTGATGGTATTTGATGGCTTCCCGCCTGCAATAATTGGCCATTGTGAAACTATGGAGGAATGAATGTTGGGATTTGGCGCAGGCGCCGATGCAAGGGCCGTTCTCGAAGCGATGAGCAAGTCTCAGGCGATCATCGAGTTCAAGCTGGATGGTACAATCATCACCGCGAACGAAAACTTTTGCCGGGCGCTCGGTTATCAGCTTTCCGAAATCGTCGGTCAACATCATCGCCTCTTTGTCGATCCGGCTGAGGCAGCCAGTTCCGACTATAAAGACTTCTGGGCAAAACTAGCGCGCGGCCAGTTCGATCAACGGCAATATAAGCGCATCGGCAAGGGCGGCACGGAGGTCTGGATCGAGGCCTCCTACAACCCGGTCATTCGCGGGGGCAAGCCGTATAAGGTCGTCAAATTCGCGACCGATATCACCGCGCAGAAGCTCAAGGCGGCCGAAGATAGCGGTAAGCTGAACGCCATCTCGCGCGCCCAGGCAGTCATCGAGTTCACTCCGAAAGGCGATATTCTCACCGCAAATGAGAATTTCCTGACGACACTCGGCTACGAACTGGCGGAAATCCAGGGCAAACATCACTCGATGTTCTGTGAGCCAAGCTATAGCAACAGTGAAGACTATCGTCGGTTCTGGACGAAGCTTGCCGCGGGAGAATTTGTTGCGGATGAGTTCTTGCGCATCGGCAAGGGCGGCAAGAAGGCCCATATCCAGGCATCATACAATCCGATCTTCGACATGAACGGCAAAGTGTTCAAGGTCGTCAAATTTGCGACCGATGTCACCACGCGCGTCGGAAATGTCGACCAGCTCGCGGGAGCGCTAAAAGCTTTGTCAGAGGGCGATCTGATGCAGACCATCGCCATGCCCTTCCTGCCCGCCTTGGAGAAGCTGCGCGCTGATTTTAACGACGCTTCATCGAAGCTTCGCGTTACATTGCAGACAATCTCGCAGAACGCTGGCGCCATCGCTGCGGCATCGCAACAAATACAATCCGCCTCGAACGATCTGTCCAAGCGTACCGAGCAGCAGGCTGCTTCCGTCGAGGAGAC from Rhizobium sp. WSM4643 encodes:
- a CDS encoding ABC transporter permease; the encoded protein is MSTDTAPAVLRRHPFINRGSSIGLLLVALPVFLLAWLIVFPILSAVFGTIFVRGPDGATQFSLASYRFFFTDGYSLGNLWLTLWTTAVCGILLLAIGLPIALYLRFSQGRLAAYVQALAIFPMFVPSIILAYALIRTIGPNGTVDLLLNAIGLPKLRTPYLTPWGPVIGLVWDNLPLTVLMLTSGLSSVSNSAIEAARDVGARPLRVFISIILPRMGNSLLVTASFAVLGIFSAFTLPYVLGSASPEMMGPFMQRTFADMNDPLNAMTQAVITFGFCLVFGILYIRSIARNREARP
- a CDS encoding ABC transporter permease, producing the protein MSAGRSSFGLRFDWIGLLFACLLTLFIALPLIVVGTWAFTEIWRYPSVIPQQFGLRFWGQTLARPDVWDALFLSLRLTATVTILSAVICLPAAYAFARMRFPGRNILFLSFLSSHAFPKFGLLVAIAGIFLQLGLISTFWGVVLIQLVGTLMLMIWIPVAAFQNVDRRMEEAARDAGATPLRVFWSITLPQAAPTISAALLLTFVGTFYETEGAWLIGAPQVRTMPVLMISFINNQIVVQYGAVLSVMLWVPSFIALMFARRVIGTGAFARGFGA
- a CDS encoding ABC transporter ATP-binding protein, translated to MAHLSIEGVSKLFGTTFAVRDFSLEVSDGELVCLLGPSGSGKSTLLRMIGGFERPSGGTIRIDAKDVTALPPERRPTGMVFQSHALWTHMDVFNNIAFGLKLRRLPKAEIRQRVEDALALVGLADYGRRMTTQLSGGQQQRVALARSLVLEPKILLLDEPFASLDQHLRERLREEVRDIQQRLGITTLFVTHGQDEALALADRIVVMRDGRTEQIAPPSTIYRQPQTAFVAGFIGSMNFVQSRVRNGVCEHPLFPLAVPVEDGPVTLAARPEALTIRSSDRVDAATVHRIVDFGTHKMVDVDLADGTRLKAMMAPDDRIRAGMRVEPCFSRFFIFRHNELVHSELQILPQYPGERIKSNTCL
- a CDS encoding methyl-accepting chemotaxis protein, which encodes MLGFGAGADARAVLEAMSKSQAIIEFKLDGTIITANENFCRALGYQLSEIVGQHHRLFVDPAEAASSDYKDFWAKLARGQFDQRQYKRIGKGGTEVWIEASYNPVIRGGKPYKVVKFATDITAQKLKAAEDSGKLNAISRAQAVIEFTPKGDILTANENFLTTLGYELAEIQGKHHSMFCEPSYSNSEDYRRFWTKLAAGEFVADEFLRIGKGGKKAHIQASYNPIFDMNGKVFKVVKFATDVTTRVGNVDQLAGALKALSEGDLMQTIAMPFLPALEKLRADFNDASSKLRVTLQTISQNAGAIAAASQQIQSASNDLSKRTEQQAASVEETAAALEEITTTVADSSSRAQEAGQLVRKTKENAENSGNIVSQAVDAMGKIEKSASEIANIIGVIDEIAFQTNLLALNAGVEAARAGDAGKGFAVVAQEVRELAQRSAKAAKEIKELINASNEHVKSGVTLVGNTGKALQEIVTQVVQVNGNVGAIVEASKEQATGLKEINTAVNTMDQGTQQNAAMVEETTAAAHSLAKEADQLFDLLGQFNIGTGAGAPRAVPVAADRHLRAMPSPARQMTAKVARAFSGNVALKGGDSWEEF